Proteins from one Amycolatopsis benzoatilytica AK 16/65 genomic window:
- the glpR gene encoding gephyrin-like molybdotransferase receptor GlpR, translating to MPSSVIIVALAAAWLVVLVPMVARKRQQVARTPTSALAARVVRRGSARNEGQEDDAVSDNAKPSVEDDLAELEAELDADLDEEPEPEPEPLPQPSRAERGEPARERRSYRPGRGGFDPEAAEIAARAKYAFRQRVVVILLIAAVGTAAIAGFVFTLAWWAHAAADIALVGYLGYLRRQVRIENDIRQRRMSRYSTTSRPARRAAPVREEEYDSFAEAEDEDVEVVAPEVPREIVERKPSPMSRIRRQAVVVDLDDEDPAFEELAEPSAGPYRRAVGE from the coding sequence ATGCCCAGCTCGGTGATCATCGTCGCGCTCGCCGCGGCATGGCTCGTCGTTCTCGTGCCCATGGTGGCTCGCAAACGACAGCAGGTCGCGCGGACGCCTACCTCCGCGCTGGCCGCCCGGGTAGTGCGAAGGGGCAGTGCTCGCAACGAGGGACAGGAGGACGACGCCGTGTCCGACAATGCGAAGCCTTCGGTGGAGGACGACCTCGCCGAACTCGAGGCGGAGCTGGACGCCGACCTCGACGAAGAACCTGAACCCGAACCGGAGCCGCTCCCGCAGCCCTCGCGCGCGGAACGCGGCGAGCCGGCTCGCGAACGCCGCAGCTACCGGCCCGGCCGGGGCGGCTTCGACCCGGAAGCGGCCGAGATCGCGGCTCGCGCCAAGTACGCGTTCCGGCAGCGGGTGGTCGTGATCCTGCTGATCGCCGCAGTCGGCACGGCCGCGATCGCCGGGTTCGTGTTCACGCTCGCCTGGTGGGCACACGCGGCGGCGGACATCGCGCTCGTCGGCTACCTCGGATACTTGCGCCGTCAGGTCCGCATCGAGAACGACATCCGGCAGCGCCGGATGTCCCGCTACTCGACGACGAGCCGCCCCGCGCGCCGGGCCGCCCCGGTTCGTGAGGAGGAATACGACTCGTTCGCCGAGGCGGAGGACGAGGACGTCGAAGTCGTCGCGCCGGAGGTGCCGCGCGAGATCGTGGAGCGCAAGCCGTCCCCGATGTCGCGCATCCGTCGGCAGGCGGTCGTGGTCGACCTGGACGACGAGGACCCCGCTTTCGAGGAACTCGCCGAACCCAGCGCGGGCCCGTACCGCCGGGCAGTCGGAGAGTGA
- a CDS encoding PrsW family intramembrane metalloprotease — MSAIAERPKRRMWLRMFGAGLLLWILSAVVTYLTGNPNLIPTLVLLGSFLVPVTFVAWAFERRDSGEITAELVFRTFIVGGVLGVLGASVLETYLLHPSPWLYVGVGLIEEAVKLAALALLTRHLAVKSVRDGLILGAAVGFGFAALESAGYALTALFTPQGLSLTDLVTTELLRGLLAPVGHGLWTAVLGGLLFAWSTRDHFVLTARLALAYLGVSLLHALWDSMSVISLYVTLLLTGQPWQYELLMRGLPAAPTGAQVGLYTTLTWVGQGVIAAIGVVWLLVLVARARRERPATPPARAYRVATSRHPALPL, encoded by the coding sequence GTGAGCGCGATCGCCGAACGCCCGAAACGACGTATGTGGCTCCGGATGTTCGGAGCCGGCCTTCTCCTGTGGATCCTGTCCGCGGTCGTCACCTACCTGACCGGGAACCCCAACCTCATCCCCACCCTGGTGCTGCTCGGCAGCTTCCTGGTGCCGGTGACCTTCGTGGCGTGGGCGTTCGAGCGCCGCGACTCCGGCGAGATCACCGCCGAACTCGTGTTCCGCACGTTCATCGTCGGCGGTGTGCTCGGCGTGCTCGGCGCATCGGTGCTCGAAACGTATCTGCTGCACCCGTCGCCGTGGCTGTACGTCGGCGTCGGGCTCATCGAGGAAGCGGTCAAACTGGCCGCGCTCGCCCTGCTGACCCGGCACCTGGCCGTGAAGTCCGTGCGCGACGGGTTGATCCTGGGCGCCGCGGTCGGGTTCGGGTTCGCCGCACTGGAGTCGGCCGGGTACGCGCTGACCGCGCTGTTCACCCCTCAGGGACTGTCCCTGACGGACTTGGTGACCACCGAACTGCTGCGCGGACTCCTCGCCCCGGTCGGGCACGGGCTGTGGACCGCCGTTCTCGGCGGGCTCCTGTTCGCGTGGAGCACCCGCGACCACTTCGTCCTCACCGCCCGGCTCGCCCTGGCCTACCTGGGCGTTTCGCTGCTGCACGCGCTGTGGGACTCGATGTCCGTGATTTCCCTCTACGTCACGCTGCTGCTGACCGGTCAGCCGTGGCAGTACGAACTGCTGATGCGTGGCCTGCCGGCCGCGCCGACCGGCGCCCAGGTCGGGTTGTACACGACACTGACCTGGGTAGGGCAGGGCGTGATCGCGGCGATCGGGGTGGTGTGGCTGCTGGTGCTGGTCGCGCGGGCACGCCGGGAGCGGCCGGCCACGCCACCGGCACGGGCCTACCGCGTGGCGACGTCCCGGCATCCGGCTCTTCCGCTCTGA